A stretch of DNA from Nitrospira sp. KM1:
GGATGACCTGATCGCGCTCGCCTTCGATCATGATTCTCAACAAGGGTTCTGTGCCTGAATACCTGACGAGAACACGCCCGCTGCCGTTGAGACGGCGCTCGCTCTCTTCGATCGCGTGCTGGAGATCAGGCATCGTCTCCAATTTCGGTTTTTTCGAAACCTTTACGTTCAACAAGACTTGCGGAACAGGGGTCATGACCTTGGCCAATTCCGAGAGCGGACGGTCGCTCCGCTTCATCAAGGACAATACTTGGAGCGCAGAGATCAATCCGTCGCCGGTGGTGTTGTGATCGAGGAAAATGAAATGCCCGGACTGTTCCCCGCCAAAATTGTATCCGTCCGCCAGCATACGCTCGAGCAAATATCGGTCTCCAACGGCGGTACGAACCAGGCGAATCCCCGCCTGAGTCATGGCCAACTCCAATCCAAAATTGCTCATGACCGTGCCTACAACAGTCTGTTTGGCCAATTGCCCATTGCGATGGAGATCCAATGCCATGGCGGCCATGATGTGATCGCCATCAATGACATTCCCCTGTTCGCAGACGAAAATGGCGCGGTCGGCGTCCCCGTCGAGCGCGATTCCAATCTGTGCACCGCTCTCAATCACCGCCTTGCGCAGTGATTCGGGATGGACCGCTCCGCATCCTGCGTTGATGTTCATTCCGTCTGGCTGGTTACCAATGACCTCAACTTTCGCGCCCAATTCCCGGAGCACCGTCGGAGCCACGCTATAGGCCGCCCCATTGGCGCAATCAACCACCAATTTGATGCCTTGAAAATCCAGATTCTTGGGAAGGAGCTGTTTGACGAACTCGATGTAGCGTCCGGCGGAATCGTCAATACGATATGCCTTCCCGATGGCATCGGCTGTCGGGCGGAGATGCGCAATTTCCTTGGAAACGATGAGCTCTTCGATTCGGGCCTCCATGTCATCCGGCAACTTGAGCCCGTCGTTTGAAAAGAATTTGATCCCATTGTCCTGATATGGATTGTGGGAAGCGGAAATCATGACGCCGGCGTCGGCACGCAAACTTCGCGTCAGGAAGGCGATCGCCGGAGTCGGCATCGGACCGACAAGCAGTACGTCGACTCCCATGGAGCAGATACCGGACGTGAGAGCGGATTCAAGCATGTAGCCGGATACCCGCGTGTCTTTACCGATGACAATCTGATGGCGGCCCGCCCGGCGCATGAACAGATAGGCGGCCGCACGCCCGAGTTGCATGGCCGTCTCACTTGTCATTGGCTCAAGGTTGGCCACCCCTCGAACGCCGTCTGTTCCAAAAAGTTTACGCATGTTGTTCCCGTCCGAATGAAATGGTTCGATTGTGGATAGCCGAGGCGACTGTCACGACATCTCGCATGGAGGCGACGTCATGAACCCGCACGATGTGTGCACCGCGCCCAACGGCCGATGAAACCGCACCTGCGGTGCCCCACAAGCGGTCGTCTACCGAGCGGCCCAGCAGTGTTCCGATGAATCCTTTTCTGGAAATACCGACCAACACAGGGCACCCGAACTTCGTGAAGGTATGCAGTTGAGCTATGAGATCGAGATTATTCTCCAGGAGCTTACCAAATCCGATGCCGGGATCAAGGATGATGTGCGTTCTCGCGATTCCGTGATCTGACGCAAATCTCAATCGCTCATCGAAAAATTCAGCGACCTCCGCCACCACGTTACTGTAGCTGGGAGAGAGCTGCATGGTACGAGGGGTTCCTTGCATGTGCATCAGAACCAATCCCACACCGGATTGTGCGATTGTATCGGCCATCAGGGCATCGCCTCGCAACGCCGTCACGTCATTGACGATGGATGCTCCAGCGTCGATCGCCGCCCGCGCCACCTGCGCTTTGGACGTATCCACCGAAATCGGTATCTTCACGACTTTGGCCACGTCCATGACGGTGGGTATCAGTCGGCGCATTTCCTCGGCCTCATCAATCGGCTCGGCTCCCGGCCTTGTTGACTCCGCTCCAATGTCGAGAATGTCCGCCCCCTCTTCCACTAATTTCAGGGCATGGTCGACAGCCGCCGACGGATCCGCGTACCGTCCTCCATCATAAAATGAATCGGGGGTGACATTCAGAATTCCCATGAGGAGAGGTGTGCCGCCCCAAGCCATGACGTGCTGTCCTGCAATAAGCTCCATACATCAAATAGCGGCCACGCGGAGCATCTGGAATGCTCGCGCAGGTGAAATCAACTCGGTAGCAATCGGAGGGGCTGAAAGCCCTTCACACGTGGTTGCCAAACACAGGGTGTGCAATCCACCCATAAAATGATGTCTACCGGCGGCCGGCTTCTGTCCCAGTGCCCCTGGAACCAAGCCAGCCAGCCGGAAGACGAATCAGGCAGGAACGGTTTGCGATGAAGATTGCATGAGAATGTGATCGATTTCAGGCGCATCCAGCACTTCTTTTTCCAGAAGTGCCTCCGCCAACGCCTTGAGACTTGTCATATGGTCGGTCAACAACCGTTTGGCTCGTTCGTAATTCTCGGTCACAAGCCGTTTGATTTCCAAATCGATTTCCAAAGCGACCTGGTCACTGAAATCACGCTTCGTCGTCAGTTCGCGTCCGAGGAAGATTTCTTCCTCTTTACGCCCAAACGTCAGGGGGCCGAGTTTTTCGCTCATACCCCATTCGCAGACCATTTTCCTTGCAAGGTCGGTGGCTCGTTCGATATCGTTTCCCGCTCCGGTTGTGATGTGCTTGAGGATCAACTCCTCCGCAACACGACCTCCCATCAAAATTGCGAGATTGTTGTACAAGAACTCCTTCGAGTAATTGTGCCGGTCGTCCGTCGGCAATTGCATGGTCACGCCGAGCGCCCGACCTCGCGGAATGATGGTCACTTTGTGGACCGGGTCCGTTCCTGGAAGCAGCTTTGCCATCAACGCGTGTCCGGCCTCATGGTAAGCCGTTGTACGTTTCTCCTCATCGCTGAGGATCATGCTCTTGCGCTCGGCGCCCATAAGGACCTTGTCCTTGGCCATTTCGAAATCGACCGTTTCAACTTCTTTTTTGTTCTGCCGAGCAGCCCACAGCGCCGCTTCGTTGACGAGATTTTCGAGATCGGCGCCTGAAAATCCCGGCGTCCCCCTGGCAATCTTTTCGAGCTCGACATCCTGTGCAATCGGAACTTTCTTCGTATGCACTTTCAAAATCTCGGACCGTCCGCGTAGGTCCGGCCGATTCACGACGACCTGCCGATCGAAGCGACCTGGCCGCAACAAGGCCGGGTCGAGTACATCCGGTCTGTTCGTCGCGGCAATGAGGATGACACCTTCGGTCGTATCGAACCCATCCATCTCGACCAGTAACTGGTTGAGCGTCTGTTCGCGTTCATCGTGTCCGCCGCCCAAACCGGCACCACGCAGCCGCCCGACTGCATCGATCTCGTCGATAAATATGATGCAGGGCGCATGCTTCTTCCCTTGCTCAAAGAGGTCGCGGACTCGCGACGCGCCGACACCGACGAACATTTCTACGAAATCAGATCCGCTGATGCTGAAAAACGGCACGCCCGCTTCACCGGCAATGGCTTTCGCCAACAATGTCTTACCTGTTCCCGGCGGTCCAACGATCAAGACGCCTTTGGGAATTCGTCCACCGAGCTTCTGAAACTTTCTGGGGTCTTTCAAAAACTCAATGATCTCGAGGACTTCTTCTTTGGCCTCGTCGATGCCGGCGACGTCAGAGAAGGTCACCTTTTTCCGTTCCTCGGTGAGCATGCGAGCCCGGCTCTTGCCAAACGACAAGGCCTTATTCCCGCCGATCTGCATTTGCCGCATCAAGAAAAACCACAGACCCAAGAACAGGACAAAGGGGCCCCACGTGACGAGAAACGTGATGTACCAGGGGCTTTCGTCAGGAGGTTTGGCCTCGATCTGAACGCCCTTTTCCCGGAGGACTTTTACGAAATCGGGATACTCAGCCGTGTAGGTTCGTATTCTTGTCTTGTCCTTCAGTACGGCACTCACATGACTCGACTTGATGATGACTTTTTCGATATCGCCCTTGTCGAGCTTGGCCATGAAGTCGCTGAAAATCACTTCCTCTTCAGTCGGATGGGTAGGTACGCTGAAAAGATTGAACAGCAGAATCATGAAGAGGCCGACGACGACCCAGAACAGCAGATTCTTTGCCCGTGAATTCATCCGGCGCTCCTTGTGGAAGGACTGTCAACTACCGAGTAAAACCGCGAACTTGTGTGATGTTACCATACGATGAGCAAGGCTGACAACTGAGCGGATAATATTATTCCGGATTGCTCTCCATGTCCAGAACGGCGAGATACGGAAGATTGCGGTATTTTTGTTGATAATCGAGCCCGTACCCCACGACATACTGATCTGGAATTTTGAAACCCACATACTCGAGTGGGACGTCGATGGTCCTGCGATCGGGCTTGCTGAGTAACGTACAGACCTTGATCGAACGTGGCTTTTGCTTGGCCAGGGTCTTCATCAGGTATTGAACAGTCAACCCAGAATCAACGATGTCCTCGACAAGCAGTACTTCCTTTCCTCTGACGTCTTCGGTCAACTCCGTGATGACTTTCACCTTGCCGGAGGTTTTTGCTCGGGACCCATAGCTGGCCACGATCAGAAAGTCCACACGCATTGGAATTCTAATGGCACGGGCGAGGTCCGCATAAAATGCATAGGCCCCTTTCAGCACCCCCACCAGTACGAGATCTTTGCCGGCATAGTCCGCCGTGATCTGTTTGCCCAGTTCCTTGATTCGAGCCCGCATCTCCTCTTGCGTGACGATCGGCCGTCCGAATATTCGTTCCATCCTATCGAACTCCTTCTTGAGCAGTTCCTGCACTCACCGTCACGACGAGGCAACGGGACGTCCCGTCATGAACACGAAACCGTTCATCCTCACGGCGCCCCACGACCCAGAGAATCCCTTCCGGAGCTGTCAGCAATGGAATGGCGCTTCGCTCCGGTCTGGCTATTTTCATATCGGTAAACAGATCCTGCACTTTCTTCCGCTTGCCCCCCATGCCGATGGGATGAAAACAGTCGCCGTTTCGCCATCCGCGAAGCATCAGCGGCTCAGACATGCGATCGGCATCGAATACGGCCAAATGGCCGGGCCGGGTTTTCAGTAGCGGCAAGGCGGTCTCGCGTGGCAACACTTGTACATGAATTTCCTGGTCCGTTCCAGGCCAATAGACAGTCGATGGGATGGAAACGGCCACGGCTTCATGACTATTCACTTTGGTCGTCCGACTGCTACCGGATCCTGCCGGACCTTTTGACAACCACAGATATTCGCGGTCGCAACTGACATGTCCATCACGCAATGCGGTGATAGCTCCTTGCTTTCTCGTCAGGCAAAATCTTCTCACCGCTTCGACGACGCGGAAGCTCGACGCCAGGCCTTTTGCTTCCACTTTTCTGAGCATGAGCCGAATGAGCCTCCGCTGAATGGCAATCGGCAGGGCGGCACATTCTCTTCGACGCAGTCGTTGTCGCCCCGCAGCATCAATACTGACAAAGGAGCCATACAGCCGCCGGACGACCTGCTCTAGATACGCTTCGTCCTCTCTCAGGAGGGCCGCCTGACGTTGCAGCAAAGGGACGACGGCAGGCACTATCTTCTCCATAAGCGGCAGCACCTCGCTTCGAACCCGGTTCCGACGGTAGCGATCGCTCTTATTGCTGCTATCGCGCCGATAGGTCAGACGATTTCGCGCCAAATACTCCATGACGTGCTGACGCGTGACGGCCAACATTGGCCGGATAATGAATCCGTCCCGTGAAAATGGCATCCCTGCCAATCCGGTCAACCCTGAACCGCGGAGCAACCACAAGAGGACAGTCTCGGCCTGATCGTTCGCCGTATGTGCGGTGAGAATCCGATCAGCCCCATACTCGACCCTGAGCCTCGCCAGAGCATCATAACGAAACTCTCTGGCCAGTTCTTGCAGCGAGGAAGCCCCCGGCCGCTTTTTCAGTGTGTGATGTTGCACGATGAGAGAGATGCCCTGCGCGCGGCACAATTCGGATACGAACGCCTCGTCCCCCTCGGACTCGGCTCCCCGCAGACCATAATTGAAATGGACGGCGGTCAACTTGAGGTTCCAGGAAGTCGCCAGGGCCGCTACCAAGGAGAGTAGCGCTGTTGAATCCGGCCCGCCCGAGACGGCCACCAGCACATGCTGCCCAGT
This window harbors:
- the ftsH gene encoding ATP-dependent zinc metalloprotease FtsH, with protein sequence MNSRAKNLLFWVVVGLFMILLFNLFSVPTHPTEEEVIFSDFMAKLDKGDIEKVIIKSSHVSAVLKDKTRIRTYTAEYPDFVKVLREKGVQIEAKPPDESPWYITFLVTWGPFVLFLGLWFFLMRQMQIGGNKALSFGKSRARMLTEERKKVTFSDVAGIDEAKEEVLEIIEFLKDPRKFQKLGGRIPKGVLIVGPPGTGKTLLAKAIAGEAGVPFFSISGSDFVEMFVGVGASRVRDLFEQGKKHAPCIIFIDEIDAVGRLRGAGLGGGHDEREQTLNQLLVEMDGFDTTEGVILIAATNRPDVLDPALLRPGRFDRQVVVNRPDLRGRSEILKVHTKKVPIAQDVELEKIARGTPGFSGADLENLVNEAALWAARQNKKEVETVDFEMAKDKVLMGAERKSMILSDEEKRTTAYHEAGHALMAKLLPGTDPVHKVTIIPRGRALGVTMQLPTDDRHNYSKEFLYNNLAILMGGRVAEELILKHITTGAGNDIERATDLARKMVCEWGMSEKLGPLTFGRKEEEIFLGRELTTKRDFSDQVALEIDLEIKRLVTENYERAKRLLTDHMTSLKALAEALLEKEVLDAPEIDHILMQSSSQTVPA
- the hpt gene encoding hypoxanthine phosphoribosyltransferase translates to MERIFGRPIVTQEEMRARIKELGKQITADYAGKDLVLVGVLKGAYAFYADLARAIRIPMRVDFLIVASYGSRAKTSGKVKVITELTEDVRGKEVLLVEDIVDSGLTVQYLMKTLAKQKPRSIKVCTLLSKPDRRTIDVPLEYVGFKIPDQYVVGYGLDYQQKYRNLPYLAVLDMESNPE
- the tilS gene encoding tRNA lysidine(34) synthetase TilS; this translates as MTTGQHVLVAVSGGPDSTALLSLVAALATSWNLKLTAVHFNYGLRGAESEGDEAFVSELCRAQGISLIVQHHTLKKRPGASSLQELAREFRYDALARLRVEYGADRILTAHTANDQAETVLLWLLRGSGLTGLAGMPFSRDGFIIRPMLAVTRQHVMEYLARNRLTYRRDSSNKSDRYRRNRVRSEVLPLMEKIVPAVVPLLQRQAALLREDEAYLEQVVRRLYGSFVSIDAAGRQRLRRRECAALPIAIQRRLIRLMLRKVEAKGLASSFRVVEAVRRFCLTRKQGAITALRDGHVSCDREYLWLSKGPAGSGSSRTTKVNSHEAVAVSIPSTVYWPGTDQEIHVQVLPRETALPLLKTRPGHLAVFDADRMSEPLMLRGWRNGDCFHPIGMGGKRKKVQDLFTDMKIARPERSAIPLLTAPEGILWVVGRREDERFRVHDGTSRCLVVTVSAGTAQEGVR
- the folP gene encoding dihydropteroate synthase translates to MAWGGTPLLMGILNVTPDSFYDGGRYADPSAAVDHALKLVEEGADILDIGAESTRPGAEPIDEAEEMRRLIPTVMDVAKVVKIPISVDTSKAQVARAAIDAGASIVNDVTALRGDALMADTIAQSGVGLVLMHMQGTPRTMQLSPSYSNVVAEVAEFFDERLRFASDHGIARTHIILDPGIGFGKLLENNLDLIAQLHTFTKFGCPVLVGISRKGFIGTLLGRSVDDRLWGTAGAVSSAVGRGAHIVRVHDVASMRDVVTVASAIHNRTISFGREQHA
- the glmM gene encoding phosphoglucosamine mutase encodes the protein MRKLFGTDGVRGVANLEPMTSETAMQLGRAAAYLFMRRAGRHQIVIGKDTRVSGYMLESALTSGICSMGVDVLLVGPMPTPAIAFLTRSLRADAGVMISASHNPYQDNGIKFFSNDGLKLPDDMEARIEELIVSKEIAHLRPTADAIGKAYRIDDSAGRYIEFVKQLLPKNLDFQGIKLVVDCANGAAYSVAPTVLRELGAKVEVIGNQPDGMNINAGCGAVHPESLRKAVIESGAQIGIALDGDADRAIFVCEQGNVIDGDHIMAAMALDLHRNGQLAKQTVVGTVMSNFGLELAMTQAGIRLVRTAVGDRYLLERMLADGYNFGGEQSGHFIFLDHNTTGDGLISALQVLSLMKRSDRPLSELAKVMTPVPQVLLNVKVSKKPKLETMPDLQHAIEESERRLNGSGRVLVRYSGTEPLLRIMIEGERDQVIREEADRLAQLVRTHLG